The following proteins are encoded in a genomic region of Phycisphaerae bacterium:
- a CDS encoding trypsin-like peptidase domain-containing protein, which yields MSNFQSDQNPREHVVLFQRASWNRAPSDRRPLIRQRRRMGHGLGCAACAAAIGFLSCLPRTAAEDGSPPESPTTSRSTSQPAGEPAAEETPGTNDIAILLEGEDLLRRVQNAVSSLVRKVEPSVVTIQADRNPSGLGQRDDWAPRAWISTGAGVIIRDDGMILTSQHVIDKATRINVVLHDGRSIRAMPIAEDRRADLAVIRIQSENLRAADLAEDDSARRGHIVVALGNPLGLSGDGQAAVSHGIISAIGRPLPENFGRDEDRYYGDMIQTTAPINPGNSGGPLIDVRGRVIGIITAVSTRSDGHDGIGFAVPINRHTRSIINKLLRGQQVEYGYLGVEVEPIDERRRAVAALPSGEGVVITTVFPGGPAERAGVRGGDVVASVNGEAIKSVEHFVRTIGSLGPNHVVGLNYVRNGKQRTARITLVRRPSADPKPLPDVMISFRGAELGTVPQSTRLIANLPDNALLVLRVDADSPADRSGLTPGDIIVRINGQPLTEESISALKEDGADVLLGMGNGGSVVVSSRRGRPSR from the coding sequence GTGAGCAACTTTCAGTCAGATCAAAATCCGCGTGAGCACGTCGTTCTATTCCAACGGGCGTCGTGGAACCGCGCGCCGTCTGACCGACGCCCGTTGATTCGTCAGCGTCGCCGGATGGGACATGGTCTGGGATGCGCGGCATGTGCCGCAGCCATCGGATTTCTGTCCTGCCTTCCACGGACCGCGGCCGAAGACGGCTCGCCGCCCGAATCACCGACGACGAGCCGCTCGACATCTCAACCGGCCGGGGAACCGGCTGCCGAAGAGACGCCGGGAACTAACGACATCGCCATCCTGCTCGAAGGCGAGGATCTGCTCCGCCGGGTTCAAAACGCCGTTTCCTCGCTTGTTCGAAAAGTCGAGCCCAGCGTCGTAACCATTCAGGCCGATCGCAATCCGTCCGGGCTTGGGCAACGCGACGATTGGGCCCCGCGCGCGTGGATCAGTACCGGCGCCGGTGTGATAATCCGCGACGACGGCATGATCCTCACCAGCCAGCACGTCATCGACAAAGCGACACGAATCAACGTTGTTCTACACGACGGCCGCTCCATCCGAGCCATGCCCATCGCCGAGGATCGCCGTGCTGATCTGGCGGTGATCCGGATTCAGTCGGAAAATCTACGCGCGGCGGACCTGGCGGAGGACGACTCGGCGCGGCGCGGCCACATCGTCGTCGCGCTGGGAAATCCACTTGGGCTTTCGGGCGACGGACAGGCAGCCGTCAGCCATGGGATCATCAGTGCGATCGGACGCCCGCTTCCGGAGAACTTCGGCCGTGACGAAGACCGGTATTACGGCGACATGATTCAGACGACGGCGCCGATCAATCCGGGCAATTCGGGCGGCCCCCTCATTGATGTGCGCGGCCGGGTGATCGGCATCATCACGGCGGTCAGCACGCGGTCAGACGGTCACGACGGCATCGGTTTCGCAGTGCCGATCAACCGACACACGCGATCCATCATCAATAAGCTCCTCCGCGGCCAGCAGGTCGAATATGGCTATCTGGGGGTGGAGGTAGAGCCGATCGATGAACGACGGCGCGCGGTGGCGGCCCTGCCGTCCGGCGAGGGCGTGGTCATCACGACCGTGTTCCCGGGCGGCCCGGCGGAGCGTGCCGGCGTTCGCGGAGGGGACGTCGTGGCGAGCGTCAACGGCGAGGCGATCAAGTCGGTGGAGCACTTCGTCCGAACAATCGGCTCACTCGGTCCGAACCATGTGGTCGGCCTGAACTATGTGCGTAACGGCAAGCAACGAACCGCAAGAATCACGCTGGTACGGCGGCCATCCGCGGATCCCAAGCCGCTGCCGGATGTGATGATTTCGTTCCGTGGCGCGGAACTTGGGACGGTGCCGCAGTCAACACGACTGATCGCGAACCTGCCGGACAACGCGCTGCTGGTTCTGCGAGTGGATGCGGATTCCCCGGCCGACCGATCGGGCCTGACGCCCGGCGACATCATCGTGCGTATCAACGGCCAACCGCTCACCGAGGAATCGATCTCGGCGCTCAAAGAGGACGGCGCCGACGTATTGCTGGGAATGGGCAACGGTGGGTCGGTCGTCGTGAGCAGCCGTCGCGGCCGCCCTTCGAGATAA
- a CDS encoding HPF/RaiA family ribosome-associated protein, which translates to MNLVLQTRNMRINTQLREWIERRLAYALGRFASRLTEVRAVLSDENGPRGGLDRHCSLEARLKSSGSVIVDVIDAETETAVSRAADRLARRIRDTFERRRDIRRRPSGSRQ; encoded by the coding sequence ATGAATCTGGTGCTTCAGACGCGCAACATGAGGATCAACACCCAGCTTCGTGAGTGGATCGAGCGCAGGCTCGCCTATGCACTCGGGCGGTTTGCTTCCCGATTAACCGAGGTTCGCGCGGTGCTGTCGGATGAAAATGGCCCACGCGGTGGCTTGGATCGCCACTGTAGCCTGGAAGCGCGTTTGAAATCATCCGGGTCCGTGATTGTTGACGTCATTGACGCTGAAACAGAGACTGCCGTGAGCCGAGCGGCGGATCGCCTCGCCCGGCGCATTCGCGACACCTTCGAGCGCCGTCGCGACATCAGGCGGCGACCGTCAGGTTCACGCCAGTAG
- a CDS encoding LysR family transcriptional regulator: MIELNYLHLQHFWAVAREGSIAAAQRKLMISQSTLSMQIRDLEAALKATLFHRRGRKLVLTAAGKVAFRYADDIFTLGRELIDSLSGRITRGPLPFLVGVADAIPKVVAYRLLRPALELPEPITLSCVEGRPAALLAQLSDNELDVVILDSPLAPTVRGRAFGHLLGECGVGIFGAQALARNCQREFPKSLDGQPFVLPARSSTLRAGLDHWFEKSGIRPRVVGEFEDSALLNVFGQHGVGLFAMPTVVARDLRRLHGVIPVGRVPDIKERFFAVSVDRTFAHPAVGAIARQAKEVIFT, from the coding sequence ATGATCGAACTGAACTATCTTCACCTGCAACATTTCTGGGCCGTCGCACGCGAGGGCAGCATCGCCGCGGCCCAACGAAAGCTGATGATTTCCCAGTCGACGCTCTCCATGCAGATTCGCGATCTTGAGGCCGCTCTCAAGGCAACCCTGTTCCACCGGCGCGGACGAAAGCTCGTTCTCACTGCGGCTGGCAAGGTGGCCTTTCGATATGCCGATGACATCTTCACGTTGGGACGCGAGTTGATCGACTCGCTTTCCGGTCGTATAACGCGCGGCCCCCTTCCGTTTCTGGTGGGCGTGGCCGACGCGATACCCAAGGTGGTTGCATACCGTCTGCTTCGTCCGGCGCTTGAACTGCCTGAGCCGATCACCCTATCTTGCGTGGAGGGGCGACCCGCCGCCCTGCTTGCCCAGCTTTCAGACAACGAACTCGACGTGGTGATACTTGATTCGCCGCTCGCGCCGACCGTGCGCGGACGTGCGTTCGGACACCTGCTCGGTGAATGCGGTGTCGGCATATTCGGCGCGCAAGCGTTAGCGCGAAACTGTCAGCGGGAGTTTCCGAAATCGCTCGACGGACAACCGTTCGTTCTGCCTGCCAGGTCGTCGACGCTTCGTGCGGGCCTCGATCACTGGTTCGAGAAATCCGGCATCAGGCCGCGCGTCGTGGGCGAATTCGAGGACTCCGCCTTGTTGAATGTGTTCGGCCAGCACGGTGTCGGCTTGTTTGCAATGCCGACGGTCGTCGCGCGCGACCTGCGCCGACTACATGGTGTGATTCCCGTGGGCCGGGTGCCGGATATCAAGGAGCGTTTCTTTGCAGTCTCCGTTGATCGAACGTTCGCGCACCCGGCTGTGGGAGCGATCGCCCGACAAGCGAAAGAGGTGATCTTCACTTGA
- a CDS encoding CPBP family intramembrane metalloprotease has product MNRYRRVSTVFRKELIETLRDRRTLMAMVVVPIVLYPILMVVLVEALKSEAGRQEKEHYLVCVPDQDHRAWLDGVFKREEDARAEEARLTEEAAKRVGRAPENAAAAFQTRLRWDQITIDVVPADQMWDRVSRGGYHVGVLVNPPPDPEHFADRHNRVVQILYNDTNPLSDVMYRQLNFIFGNEMERIVRARVRSVAGSDQLLSPLAANSISTTSPDRQFAKALAMIVPFLLVTMTVTGAMYPAIDLTAGERERGTLETLAVSPVPVGQIVAGKFGVIVTIAMTTTALNLASMTAVIHFSGMDKLFSTMKPESDSVGLSVEAMIVGEPGPGATEFAGQQRSNIERRRSIERAAAESVGFIASAAPVVLASMIPFAVLFSAVMLAVCSFARTFKEAQNYMMPVMMSAIVPAMIVSYMPTIKLEGVMLVIPVANIVVLMRELFLGNHNVAAMVLCLGSTCFYAAAAVVVANRVYGNESVLFSDVGSYKTLFVRRYLRPQKLPSSAMALLTVALLFPFYFYAQAGLIGTESAARNQVVLVITQIGLLALPAVLLSWYARTDIRETFSLRMPSLPHVAGAMLLAVSMTPVVTLLQRIQFHFFPATDLVHALEQQKAILFGNSPWWIIVLVFAITPGICEELLFRGFLLGGLRERVAQWKTVIIVGAIFGLFHFQLEKIPVTGVMGMVLAWVCLRSGSIFLSILVHAAHNALSVAAETFPIIPRFFGLPQTAEEIGRLNLDVRTAAFLLTFMLGIAAFALARRRTA; this is encoded by the coding sequence ATGAATCGATATCGTCGTGTTTCGACTGTCTTTCGAAAAGAGTTGATCGAAACGCTCCGCGACCGCCGCACCCTGATGGCGATGGTCGTGGTGCCAATCGTTCTATATCCGATTCTCATGGTCGTGCTGGTAGAGGCGCTCAAGAGTGAGGCAGGGCGGCAGGAGAAGGAACATTATCTCGTCTGTGTGCCGGACCAGGACCATCGCGCCTGGCTGGATGGGGTATTCAAACGTGAAGAGGACGCCCGCGCCGAAGAGGCGCGACTGACCGAGGAGGCCGCAAAACGCGTCGGGCGCGCACCGGAGAATGCGGCCGCCGCGTTTCAAACGCGACTGCGCTGGGATCAGATCACGATCGACGTGGTACCGGCGGATCAGATGTGGGATCGGGTCTCGCGTGGCGGCTACCATGTCGGCGTGCTCGTCAACCCGCCCCCGGATCCGGAGCACTTCGCCGACAGGCACAACCGTGTCGTGCAGATTCTCTATAACGATACGAACCCGCTGTCGGACGTGATGTATCGCCAGCTGAATTTTATTTTCGGCAATGAGATGGAACGAATCGTTCGCGCGCGTGTCCGATCGGTTGCTGGAAGTGATCAACTCCTGTCGCCTCTTGCGGCGAACAGCATTTCAACCACAAGCCCCGACCGCCAGTTTGCCAAGGCACTGGCGATGATCGTCCCGTTCCTTCTCGTGACCATGACGGTGACCGGTGCGATGTATCCGGCAATTGATCTGACCGCAGGCGAGCGGGAGCGCGGCACACTGGAGACGTTGGCCGTGTCGCCGGTTCCCGTAGGGCAGATCGTCGCGGGCAAGTTTGGCGTGATCGTGACGATCGCAATGACGACGACGGCGCTCAATCTCGCATCGATGACCGCCGTGATTCACTTCAGCGGCATGGACAAGCTCTTCTCGACGATGAAGCCCGAATCGGATTCGGTCGGCTTGAGCGTCGAAGCCATGATCGTCGGTGAGCCTGGACCCGGCGCGACTGAATTTGCAGGACAGCAGCGCTCGAACATTGAACGCCGCCGGTCCATTGAACGGGCGGCGGCCGAGTCGGTTGGCTTCATCGCGAGCGCTGCTCCGGTGGTGCTTGCATCGATGATTCCGTTTGCCGTGCTGTTCAGCGCCGTCATGCTTGCGGTATGCAGCTTCGCTCGCACCTTCAAGGAAGCGCAGAATTACATGATGCCCGTGATGATGTCGGCGATCGTGCCTGCGATGATCGTGTCTTATATGCCGACGATCAAGCTGGAAGGCGTGATGCTGGTCATTCCCGTTGCGAATATCGTCGTGCTGATGCGCGAATTGTTCCTTGGAAACCACAACGTTGCCGCGATGGTGCTTTGCCTCGGATCGACGTGCTTCTATGCGGCGGCAGCCGTCGTGGTGGCGAACCGCGTTTACGGCAACGAGTCGGTCCTCTTCAGCGATGTGGGTTCGTACAAGACGTTGTTTGTGCGGCGCTACCTGCGGCCGCAGAAGCTGCCTTCGTCGGCGATGGCGCTTCTGACTGTTGCCCTGTTGTTCCCGTTCTATTTCTATGCCCAGGCCGGCCTGATCGGCACTGAGTCAGCCGCGCGGAATCAAGTCGTGCTTGTCATCACGCAGATCGGTTTGTTGGCGTTACCAGCCGTGCTGCTGTCGTGGTACGCACGGACTGACATTCGAGAGACTTTCTCGCTTCGAATGCCATCGCTACCGCATGTGGCGGGCGCGATGCTGCTGGCGGTATCGATGACCCCGGTCGTGACACTCCTCCAGCGCATCCAGTTCCACTTTTTTCCGGCAACCGACTTGGTCCACGCACTCGAGCAACAGAAGGCGATCTTGTTCGGCAATTCTCCGTGGTGGATCATCGTCCTGGTCTTCGCCATCACACCGGGAATTTGCGAGGAGTTATTGTTCCGCGGTTTCCTTCTTGGCGGCCTGCGCGAGCGAGTCGCCCAGTGGAAGACCGTTATAATCGTCGGGGCGATTTTTGGACTTTTTCACTTTCAGCTGGAGAAGATTCCGGTCACCGGCGTGATGGGAATGGTGCTCGCGTGGGTCTGCCTTCGATCGGGATCCATTTTTCTGTCAATCCTGGTGCACGCCGCGCACAATGCCCTTTCCGTTGCTGCGGAGACTTTTCCGATCATTCCTCGATTTTTCGGATTGCCGCAGACTGCGGAAGAGATCGGCCGACTCAATCTTGATGTCCGGACCGCTGCATTTCTCTTGACGTTCATGCTTGGGATTGCAGCTTTCGCCCTGGCTCGGCGCCGCACGGCCTGA
- a CDS encoding ATP-binding cassette domain-containing protein, which produces MVEVEALTKVFPTTEGGDKRAVDGVTFSVAPGRIYGLLGPNGAGKTTTLRMLSGLLTPTSGSARLAGFDVQSEREQAKRRLGYLTASTGLYQRLSPRELLRYFGELIDMERQAIERRIVELVEWLDMKSFADLRCGGLSTGQKQRTNIARALMGDPPILVMDEPTLGLDVLTNRVVLDFIRAEGARGKAIILSTHYLDEAETLCNEFGMIHDGRLVGTGDLASLQASSGKRRLSEIFLKLCGQSEHVLTGVPNDTAESPE; this is translated from the coding sequence ATCGTTGAAGTTGAAGCACTCACCAAGGTTTTCCCCACCACTGAAGGCGGGGACAAGCGGGCCGTGGACGGTGTGACTTTCTCAGTTGCGCCAGGCCGGATTTACGGCCTGCTGGGACCCAACGGCGCGGGGAAAACCACGACCCTTCGAATGCTCAGTGGCTTGCTCACCCCCACATCGGGGTCCGCGCGTCTGGCGGGGTTCGACGTTCAATCGGAGCGCGAGCAGGCCAAACGGCGGTTAGGCTACCTCACGGCCAGCACCGGGCTTTATCAACGACTCAGCCCGCGTGAGCTGCTTCGATACTTTGGTGAACTGATTGACATGGAGCGGCAAGCAATCGAGCGCCGCATCGTTGAACTGGTCGAATGGCTCGATATGAAATCCTTTGCAGATCTGCGCTGCGGCGGGCTGTCCACCGGCCAGAAACAGCGAACCAATATCGCTCGGGCGCTGATGGGCGATCCGCCGATTCTGGTCATGGATGAGCCGACACTCGGACTCGACGTGCTCACGAATCGCGTTGTACTCGATTTCATTCGAGCCGAGGGCGCACGCGGCAAGGCCATTATCCTGTCAACGCACTATCTCGATGAGGCCGAAACGCTTTGCAATGAATTCGGCATGATTCATGACGGTCGTCTCGTCGGGACGGGCGATCTGGCCTCGCTTCAGGCCTCGTCCGGCAAACGCCGCCTGAGTGAAATCTTTCTTAAACTGTGTGGTCAATCGGAGCATGTGCTGACGGGCGTGCCGAACGACACGGCGGAGAGCCCGGAATGA
- a CDS encoding polysaccharide deacetylase family protein — protein MLTVVMYHYVRETASTSRYGLKARRVHEFDAQLDYIAANFHVCSSADVVAAAMGKKPLPPRACLLTFDDGLIDHHRIVFPRLSARGWSAAFFPSAMAVERRQMLDVHKVHFILAVSDDLDALEGRILRVVAEFRREHDIPEDAELKKRYTAASRFDAPNVVFIKRLLQHGLPLPVRSEVADRLFCETVTKDECTFCDEVYLTIDQLRQMRDAGMEIGGHGERHVWLEHLSESDQCGELERTLSFLERVHGTRPANWMMCYPYGSYNATTLSLLKERGCAVGFTTRVGTNADLSRPLELARLDTNDLPACRVSPRWEQPAPHCADSR, from the coding sequence TTGCTGACCGTCGTCATGTACCATTACGTGCGCGAGACGGCTTCGACGTCGCGTTACGGTCTCAAAGCGAGGCGGGTGCATGAATTTGACGCCCAGCTCGATTACATCGCTGCAAACTTCCATGTTTGCTCGTCGGCGGATGTCGTGGCTGCCGCAATGGGCAAAAAGCCCTTGCCGCCGCGTGCATGTCTTCTGACTTTCGACGACGGGTTGATCGATCATCATCGGATCGTGTTTCCGCGGTTGTCCGCGCGAGGCTGGTCGGCCGCCTTCTTTCCGTCGGCGATGGCCGTCGAGCGACGACAGATGCTTGATGTTCACAAAGTGCACTTTATCCTGGCGGTGAGTGACGACCTCGATGCACTCGAAGGACGCATTCTGCGCGTCGTTGCCGAGTTCCGCCGTGAACATGACATTCCAGAAGATGCCGAGTTGAAAAAGCGATATACGGCCGCCAGTCGCTTTGATGCGCCGAACGTCGTATTCATCAAGCGCCTTTTGCAGCACGGTTTGCCGCTGCCGGTGCGCAGCGAGGTCGCCGACCGGCTCTTTTGCGAGACCGTCACGAAAGACGAATGCACTTTTTGCGACGAAGTCTATTTGACGATCGATCAGCTTCGACAGATGCGCGATGCCGGCATGGAAATTGGCGGCCACGGCGAACGACACGTCTGGTTGGAGCACTTGAGCGAATCGGATCAGTGTGGCGAATTGGAGCGGACGCTTTCATTTCTGGAGCGCGTACATGGAACGCGGCCGGCGAACTGGATGATGTGTTACCCCTATGGTAGTTACAATGCCACGACGTTGAGTCTGTTGAAAGAGCGAGGTTGTGCGGTCGGCTTCACGACGCGAGTCGGAACGAATGCCGACCTGTCGCGGCCGCTGGAGCTGGCCCGACTGGATACGAATGACCTGCCGGCGTGCCGCGTTAGCCCGCGTTGGGAGCAACCTGCTCCACATTGTGCAGATAGCCGTTGA